From the genome of Pelobacter propionicus DSM 2379, one region includes:
- the radC gene encoding RadC family protein, which translates to MCPGIREWPEDERPREKMLRKGAASLSDAELLALIIRTGDTATGKSAIDLGRELISLFGSSLRELGSADMAEITAIKGMGMAKAAGVKAAFTLASRFQGRRLENLDRFTSPRQVFDYFHYELRDCRREYFLVLLLDGKNRIIRRVQVSEGSLNQSIVHPREVFCQAVKESAAAVILVHNHPTGDPTPSQEDIAITRRLKEAGEIMGIRVLDHIIIGDGEYLSFVERGVL; encoded by the coding sequence ATGTGCCCAGGAATCAGAGAGTGGCCGGAGGATGAACGGCCGCGGGAGAAGATGCTCAGAAAGGGCGCGGCCAGTCTCAGCGACGCGGAGCTGCTGGCGCTGATCATCCGCACCGGCGATACCGCCACCGGGAAGAGCGCCATCGACCTGGGGCGGGAACTGATCAGCCTCTTCGGTTCCAGCCTGCGTGAGCTGGGGAGCGCCGACATGGCCGAGATCACCGCCATCAAGGGAATGGGGATGGCAAAGGCGGCAGGAGTCAAGGCGGCCTTCACCCTGGCGTCCCGTTTCCAGGGGCGCAGGCTGGAGAACCTGGACCGCTTCACCTCTCCCCGCCAGGTATTCGATTACTTCCATTATGAACTGCGCGACTGCCGCAGGGAGTACTTCCTGGTGCTGCTGCTGGACGGCAAGAATCGCATCATCCGCCGGGTGCAGGTGTCCGAGGGATCGCTGAACCAGAGCATCGTCCACCCCCGCGAGGTGTTCTGCCAGGCGGTGAAAGAGTCGGCCGCGGCCGTCATCCTGGTGCACAACCATCCCACCGGTGACCCGACACCCAGCCAGGAGGATATCGCCATCACCCGCCGTCTGAAGGAAGCGGGCGAAATCATGGGCATCCGCGTGCTGGATCACATCATCATCGGCGACGGGGAGTACCTCAGTTTCGTTGAGCGCGGGGTGCTGTAG
- the uppP gene encoding undecaprenyl-diphosphatase UppP: MNLLHALILGALQGVTEVLPISSSAHLILVPWLLGWPESGLTFDVALHLGTFLALVVYFRRDIVDMAVSTIDAVKHRSLDTPARRLPFLVIASAVPAALVGKLFETQIEELFRSRPLLIGLFLILFGVGLGLADLFGRKRRFMAQVTVSHALVIGLFQCLALIPGVSRSGITITAGLMLGFNRVGAARFSFLMSLPIVAGAALFKMLHLLDQGIPAGEGLPLAAGIVSSAVTGYISVAFLLRFVQKRSIAPFVWYRLIAGGAVVSVILTGISG; the protein is encoded by the coding sequence ATGAATCTGCTTCACGCCCTGATTCTCGGCGCCCTACAGGGGGTCACCGAGGTGCTTCCCATCAGCAGCTCCGCCCACCTGATCCTCGTTCCCTGGCTTTTGGGGTGGCCCGAATCGGGACTGACCTTCGACGTTGCCCTGCATCTGGGCACCTTCCTGGCGCTGGTGGTCTATTTCCGACGGGATATCGTTGACATGGCTGTCTCCACCATCGATGCCGTGAAGCATCGTTCCCTGGATACACCGGCCCGGCGGCTCCCCTTTCTGGTGATCGCCTCCGCCGTTCCGGCCGCCCTGGTGGGAAAGCTGTTCGAGACCCAGATTGAGGAGCTGTTCCGCTCCCGTCCCCTGCTGATCGGGCTGTTCCTGATCCTGTTCGGCGTCGGCCTGGGGCTGGCGGACCTGTTCGGCCGCAAGCGGCGTTTCATGGCCCAGGTGACGGTTTCACATGCTCTTGTCATCGGCCTGTTCCAGTGTCTGGCGCTGATCCCGGGAGTTTCCCGCTCCGGCATCACCATCACCGCAGGGCTGATGCTCGGCTTTAACCGTGTGGGGGCTGCGCGCTTCTCCTTCCTCATGTCGCTGCCCATCGTGGCCGGCGCGGCCCTGTTCAAGATGCTACACCTGCTGGATCAGGGTATTCCGGCCGGAGAAGGATTGCCGCTCGCGGCCGGAATCGTTTCCTCGGCCGTAACCGGCTACATCAGCGTCGCCTTCCTGTTGCGCTTCGTGCAGAAGCGCAGCATCGCCCCCTTTGTCTGGTATCGACTCATTGCCGGCGGGGCTGTGGTGTCGGTAATCCTGACCGGGATCAGCGGGTAG
- a CDS encoding DUF47 domain-containing protein → MFGLIPKDEKFFKLFKDMTENIIEGAKLLKDMLDNFENPAESQRNIKELEHKGDAITHSIIKKLNTTFVTPLDREDIYELASKLDDILDLIDVCAQRVIMYNVESIPPQAKSLGFIILQSCIVVDKAVAMLGKQSNEQLFALCVEINALENEADRVCREAISVLFDEEKDPFQLIKWKEIYETLEKATDKCEDAANILESVVVKNA, encoded by the coding sequence ATGTTCGGACTTATCCCCAAAGATGAGAAATTCTTCAAGCTTTTCAAAGACATGACGGAAAACATCATCGAGGGGGCAAAACTGCTCAAGGACATGCTGGACAACTTCGAAAATCCAGCCGAGAGCCAGCGCAACATCAAGGAACTGGAGCACAAGGGCGACGCCATCACCCACTCCATTATCAAGAAGCTCAACACCACCTTCGTCACACCGCTGGACCGCGAGGACATCTACGAACTGGCTTCCAAGCTGGACGACATCCTCGACCTGATCGACGTCTGCGCACAGCGGGTGATCATGTACAACGTGGAGAGCATCCCGCCCCAGGCAAAATCCCTGGGTTTCATCATCTTGCAGTCCTGCATCGTGGTGGACAAGGCGGTTGCCATGCTGGGCAAGCAGTCCAACGAACAGCTCTTCGCCCTCTGCGTGGAGATCAATGCCCTGGAGAACGAGGCCGACCGGGTCTGCCGCGAGGCGATCAGCGTCCTTTTCGATGAAGAGAAGGACCCCTTCCAGCTGATCAAGTGGAAGGAGATCTACGAAACCCTGGAGAAAGCCACCGACAAGTGCGAAGACGCCGCCAATATCCTGGAAAGCGTGGTGGTAAAGAATGCTTGA
- a CDS encoding inorganic phosphate transporter: MLESSFVMLCLVIAAALAFDYINGFHDTANAIATCVSTRALSIKAAIFMAATLNFAGAMVSTKVASTIGKGIVDGANITQMVVLAGILGAIIWDLVTWYYGLPSSSSHAIIGGIMGSVFAHAGLAALKLDGLKIIVLALVLSPILGTLIGFLFMLAIYWTFRNSAPGGLNKVFRHLQVASAAFMAFSHGMADAQKSMGVITLALVSYGFLKTFSVPWEVMVACATAMALGTAGGGWRIIKTVGRDFVKLQPVHGFCVETASAGVIMGAAAFGMPTSTTHVITSTILGVGLSKRITAVNWKVAQRIVIAWVLTIPASALVSYLTYQVLSPILGK, from the coding sequence ATGCTTGAGTCGAGCTTTGTGATGCTCTGCCTGGTCATAGCCGCCGCGCTGGCCTTCGACTACATCAACGGCTTTCACGACACGGCCAACGCCATAGCCACCTGCGTCTCCACCCGGGCCCTCTCCATCAAGGCCGCCATTTTCATGGCAGCCACCCTGAACTTCGCCGGCGCCATGGTCTCCACCAAGGTGGCCTCCACCATCGGCAAGGGGATCGTGGACGGCGCCAACATCACCCAGATGGTAGTGCTGGCCGGTATCCTGGGGGCGATTATCTGGGATCTGGTCACCTGGTACTATGGACTCCCCTCCTCCTCCTCTCACGCCATTATCGGCGGCATCATGGGCTCGGTATTCGCCCACGCCGGCCTGGCTGCCCTGAAGTTGGACGGACTCAAGATCATCGTCCTGGCCCTGGTGCTCTCCCCCATCCTGGGCACCCTGATCGGGTTCCTGTTCATGCTGGCCATCTACTGGACATTCAGGAACAGCGCCCCCGGCGGCCTCAACAAGGTTTTCCGCCACCTGCAGGTGGCCTCGGCCGCCTTCATGGCCTTTTCCCACGGCATGGCCGACGCCCAGAAATCCATGGGCGTGATTACCCTGGCCCTTGTCAGCTACGGATTTCTCAAGACATTCTCCGTTCCCTGGGAAGTCATGGTGGCCTGCGCAACGGCCATGGCCCTGGGTACGGCCGGTGGAGGATGGCGCATCATCAAGACCGTGGGGCGTGACTTCGTCAAGCTGCAACCGGTGCACGGCTTCTGCGTCGAAACCGCATCGGCCGGCGTCATCATGGGCGCCGCCGCCTTCGGCATGCCCACCAGCACAACCCATGTGATCACGTCCACCATCCTGGGGGTGGGGCTCTCCAAGCGGATTACCGCGGTCAACTGGAAGGTGGCCCAGCGCATCGTTATCGCCTGGGTCCTGACCATCCCGGCCTCCGCCTTGGTCTCCTACCTCACCTACCAGGTACTGAGCCCGATCCTGGGCAAGTAG
- a CDS encoding DUF2062 domain-containing protein yields MFNRDKITHRIKEILSLDSHPGHIAAGFSAGVFISFTPPIPGMHTVLAVAVAFLFRLNKLTCLAGAWVNTPLTVIPSLFASYKLGAFVLGRPATSFHLAGLDWQSIRTLLLNHAEPLLLGCSLIGFAAAVAAYFICYALVVFSRRKDATLAELTREMEEVGEELE; encoded by the coding sequence ATGTTCAACAGAGACAAGATCACGCACAGGATCAAGGAGATCCTCTCCCTTGACAGCCATCCCGGCCATATCGCGGCCGGCTTCTCCGCCGGTGTCTTCATCAGCTTCACCCCCCCCATACCGGGAATGCACACGGTGCTGGCCGTGGCCGTGGCTTTCCTGTTCCGGCTCAATAAACTGACCTGCCTGGCTGGTGCCTGGGTCAATACCCCCCTGACGGTCATCCCTTCCCTGTTCGCCAGCTACAAGCTGGGCGCCTTTGTTCTGGGGCGTCCCGCGACGTCGTTTCACCTGGCCGGCCTGGACTGGCAGAGTATCAGGACGCTTCTGCTCAACCATGCCGAGCCGCTCCTGCTGGGATGCTCGCTGATCGGTTTTGCGGCGGCGGTTGCCGCCTATTTCATCTGTTACGCTCTGGTGGTTTTTTCCCGGCGCAAGGATGCTACTCTGGCCGAGTTGACCCGGGAGATGGAAGAGGTGGGAGAGGAGTTGGAGTAG
- a CDS encoding endonuclease Q family protein — protein sequence MDYAADLHIHSPHSRATSPDCSPARLAAWARIKGIQVVATGDFTHPAWFQRLKDELTPAEAGLFRLRDERPLPSPLPGAAPAASTPVRFMLSAEISCIYKRHGAVRKVHNLLYVPDFSSAERINRRLAGIGNIVSDGRPILGLDSRDLLEILLELAPEGFLVPAHIWTPWFSLFGSRSGFDRIEECFGDLTGHVFALETGLSSDPDMNRTISALDRFALISNSDCHSPSKLGREVNLFSTGLDFFSLRDAIRGNQRETFPGTVEFFPEEGKYHLDGHRSCGIRLTPSETRALPGMRCPVCGTPLTVGVQHRVEELADRSAPLYPSDAPQVFSLIPLPELLAELLGVGPTSKQVMEQYSRTIALFGSEFALLLRTPVEEIGRAAPLLAEAISRMRQGRVIRQPGFDGQFGVIRLFGQQELNRPTGRRKSDRVQLFSER from the coding sequence ATGGACTACGCCGCCGACCTGCACATCCACTCCCCCCATTCTCGGGCCACCAGTCCGGACTGCAGCCCGGCCAGGTTGGCGGCCTGGGCGCGCATCAAGGGAATCCAGGTTGTCGCCACCGGCGACTTCACCCACCCGGCCTGGTTCCAACGCCTGAAGGATGAGCTGACACCTGCCGAGGCCGGGCTGTTCCGCCTGAGAGACGAGAGGCCCCTGCCATCCCCCCTGCCGGGTGCGGCTCCGGCGGCCTCCACCCCGGTGCGTTTCATGCTCTCCGCCGAGATCAGCTGCATCTACAAGCGCCACGGCGCGGTCAGGAAGGTCCACAACCTGCTCTACGTTCCCGACTTCTCCTCCGCCGAGCGGATCAACAGGCGCCTGGCAGGCATCGGTAACATCGTCTCCGACGGCCGCCCGATCCTGGGACTGGACAGCCGCGACCTGCTGGAGATCCTGCTGGAACTGGCTCCAGAAGGGTTCCTGGTGCCGGCCCACATCTGGACACCCTGGTTCTCCCTGTTCGGCTCCCGCTCCGGCTTCGACCGTATCGAGGAGTGCTTCGGCGATCTGACCGGGCACGTATTCGCCCTGGAGACCGGCCTGTCGTCCGACCCGGACATGAACCGTACCATCTCTGCCCTGGACCGTTTCGCCCTCATCTCCAACTCCGACTGCCATTCGCCGTCAAAACTGGGGCGCGAGGTAAACCTCTTCTCCACCGGGCTGGATTTCTTCTCCCTCCGCGACGCCATCAGGGGCAACCAACGGGAGACCTTCCCCGGAACGGTGGAGTTTTTCCCCGAGGAGGGGAAGTACCATCTGGACGGTCATCGTTCCTGCGGCATCCGCCTCACCCCCTCCGAGACCCGCGCCCTGCCCGGCATGCGCTGCCCGGTCTGTGGCACGCCGCTCACCGTGGGGGTGCAGCACCGGGTGGAGGAGTTGGCCGACCGCTCCGCGCCGCTCTACCCTTCCGACGCGCCCCAGGTTTTCAGCCTGATCCCCCTGCCCGAGCTGCTGGCCGAGCTCCTGGGGGTTGGCCCCACATCCAAGCAGGTCATGGAGCAGTACTCGCGGACCATCGCTCTGTTCGGCTCCGAGTTCGCGCTCTTGCTCCGCACTCCGGTTGAGGAGATCGGGCGGGCCGCTCCGCTTCTGGCCGAGGCGATAAGCCGCATGCGCCAGGGGAGGGTAATCCGCCAGCCCGGTTTCGACGGCCAGTTCGGCGTCATACGGCTCTTCGGGCAGCAGGAGTTGAACCGCCCCACGGGGCGGCGAAAGAGCGACCGGGTCCAGCTGTTCAGCGAGCGCTGA
- a CDS encoding peptidylprolyl isomerase, whose protein sequence is MNSITRTKCIAVALCSVALFACQGTPGSSTATKQEGQVLAEVNGKKITSGDFSREVKNLPEYLRAMATTPQGRKEMLDTMVIRELILQKASKDGLDKGPEIEEKLQELKKRLIVEAFLKKKVETDAQISDADLKKFYDQNIDKFKAGEQIRASHILVKTEKEAKEILAQLKGGAAFEELARKHSVDSSSAKGGDLGWFGKGAMVPAFERAALALKEGQVSDVVKSDFGFHIIKLTGKRPAGTRPFDEVKDQIKAALMPSKQQEIFQKIKDELKKSAKITVKEDALNAMSEPAQPAVPEKK, encoded by the coding sequence GTGAACAGCATCACGAGAACAAAATGTATAGCCGTTGCGCTCTGCTCTGTCGCTCTCTTCGCCTGCCAGGGAACACCCGGTTCCTCCACGGCGACAAAGCAGGAGGGACAGGTTCTTGCCGAGGTTAACGGCAAGAAGATCACCAGTGGCGATTTCAGCCGTGAAGTCAAGAATCTCCCGGAGTACCTGCGGGCCATGGCCACGACCCCCCAGGGGCGCAAGGAGATGCTGGACACCATGGTGATCCGTGAGCTGATCCTGCAGAAAGCCTCCAAGGACGGCCTGGACAAGGGGCCGGAGATCGAGGAGAAGTTGCAGGAGCTGAAAAAGCGCCTGATCGTGGAAGCTTTTCTGAAGAAAAAGGTAGAGACCGACGCCCAGATCTCCGATGCCGACCTGAAGAAGTTCTACGACCAGAATATCGACAAATTCAAGGCTGGCGAGCAGATCAGGGCCAGCCACATCCTGGTGAAAACTGAGAAGGAAGCCAAGGAAATCCTAGCACAGCTCAAGGGGGGCGCTGCGTTCGAGGAACTGGCCAGGAAGCACTCCGTGGATTCCTCTTCCGCCAAGGGGGGCGATCTGGGATGGTTCGGCAAGGGCGCCATGGTTCCGGCCTTTGAACGTGCCGCCCTGGCCCTCAAGGAGGGGCAGGTATCGGACGTGGTCAAATCCGACTTCGGCTTCCACATCATCAAGCTGACCGGCAAGCGTCCCGCCGGCACGCGCCCCTTCGACGAGGTCAAGGACCAGATCAAGGCGGCTCTCATGCCGTCCAAGCAGCAGGAGATCTTCCAGAAGATCAAGGATGAGCTCAAGAAGAGCGCCAAGATCACGGTCAAGGAAGATGCGCTGAATGCCATGAGCGAACCGGCACAACCGGCCGTGCCGGAAAAGAAGTAG
- a CDS encoding peptidylprolyl isomerase: MKRTVFALLPVCLCLLPLGGCAKKQALVKDTPLSTVVKVEQPATAPQPITVPGKLLNAVAAIVNDEIITLYEVNHEAQPLIREGEKKGSMNDEERKRIRRAALDGLVEKKLVEQKIKELNIKIGDDEINQAIDDVKRQNNLDQEGLVKALASQGLSYDQYKSQLREQLERLRLVSMEVRSRIQVGESEVRAYYNENLATYSEDETFRARHIFFKTNEKAPAEEIKRTMNTALMVLAEAKSGKDFAELARTYSEDPAAKKDGGDLGSFKKGDMQPELEQAILGMKQGEVSELVYTPLGFHLIKLEARTPGTPKPLESVKSEIEETIYRKKSEERFKKWATEMRAKASIELKELPGYL; encoded by the coding sequence ATGAAACGAACCGTTTTTGCCCTGCTGCCCGTCTGCCTCTGCCTGCTGCCCCTTGGTGGATGCGCGAAAAAACAGGCGCTTGTGAAAGACACACCGCTGTCAACGGTGGTCAAGGTGGAGCAACCCGCAACGGCTCCCCAGCCGATCACCGTACCCGGAAAACTGCTCAACGCCGTTGCCGCCATCGTCAACGACGAGATCATCACCCTCTACGAGGTCAATCACGAGGCGCAACCGCTGATCCGTGAAGGCGAGAAAAAGGGGAGCATGAACGACGAGGAACGGAAACGCATCCGTCGCGCCGCCCTGGACGGTCTGGTGGAAAAGAAACTGGTGGAGCAGAAGATCAAGGAGCTGAACATCAAGATCGGCGATGACGAAATCAACCAGGCCATTGATGATGTGAAGCGCCAGAACAACCTGGATCAGGAGGGTTTGGTGAAGGCGCTGGCCAGCCAGGGGCTCTCCTATGACCAGTACAAGAGCCAGCTCAGGGAACAGCTGGAACGGCTCAGGCTGGTCAGCATGGAGGTGCGCTCAAGGATCCAGGTGGGCGAGTCCGAAGTTCGCGCCTATTACAACGAAAACCTGGCAACCTACAGCGAAGATGAGACCTTCCGCGCCCGGCACATCTTCTTCAAGACCAACGAGAAGGCGCCTGCAGAGGAGATCAAGCGTACCATGAACACGGCGCTGATGGTGCTGGCCGAGGCCAAGAGCGGCAAGGACTTCGCCGAACTGGCCAGGACCTATTCCGAGGACCCGGCAGCAAAAAAGGATGGCGGCGACCTGGGCAGCTTCAAGAAGGGGGACATGCAGCCGGAACTGGAGCAGGCCATTCTCGGCATGAAGCAGGGCGAAGTCAGTGAACTGGTCTACACCCCCCTGGGATTCCACCTGATCAAGCTGGAGGCGCGCACCCCCGGCACCCCCAAACCGCTGGAGAGCGTCAAATCCGAGATCGAGGAGACGATTTACCGCAAAAAATCCGAGGAGCGCTTCAAAAAGTGGGCAACCGAGATGCGCGCCAAGGCGAGCATCGAGCTGAAGGAGTTGCCGGGGTACCTGTAA
- a CDS encoding PleD family two-component system response regulator, whose protein sequence is MDPETANNRELWIMGVAPGTGRERLLSSYLAAGGYRNRPERIENLGDERPLGIVLDISPFSDDGWGLLLRIKNDPLTRNIPVLPVFLSETGKVGGVFPVAGFFTLPVDENHLFDRLAVFGLTEDAETWDLQALVVSRTGEEKLSKAIESLGFEVVKAYTGKETLALTSIHPRYMAFASLMLPDMTVFELLEKFRHYPYSSNTPIFALLKDDMKEGEKSAMSREVANLVSKKELTREQFLAHLRRRE, encoded by the coding sequence ATGGATCCGGAAACCGCCAACAACAGGGAATTGTGGATAATGGGCGTCGCGCCCGGCACGGGGCGTGAGCGGTTGCTCAGCTCCTACCTGGCAGCCGGAGGGTACCGCAACCGTCCCGAACGGATTGAAAATCTGGGAGACGAACGACCGTTGGGCATCGTGCTGGACATTTCGCCCTTCTCCGATGATGGCTGGGGGCTGCTGCTCCGGATCAAGAATGATCCGCTCACCCGCAACATACCGGTGCTGCCGGTTTTCCTCAGTGAAACCGGCAAGGTGGGCGGCGTTTTCCCGGTGGCTGGCTTTTTTACCCTGCCGGTGGATGAGAATCACCTCTTTGACCGTCTGGCTGTTTTCGGCCTGACCGAGGATGCGGAGACCTGGGACCTGCAGGCGCTGGTGGTTTCCCGCACTGGCGAGGAGAAACTCTCCAAGGCGATCGAATCCTTAGGCTTCGAGGTGGTCAAGGCTTACACCGGCAAGGAGACCCTGGCCCTGACCTCCATCCATCCCCGCTACATGGCCTTTGCCTCCCTGATGCTGCCGGATATGACCGTCTTCGAATTGCTGGAAAAATTCCGCCACTATCCCTACAGCAGCAACACCCCCATCTTCGCGCTGCTCAAGGATGATATGAAAGAGGGCGAGAAGAGCGCCATGAGTCGTGAAGTCGCCAACCTGGTCAGCAAGAAGGAACTCACCCGCGAGCAGTTCCTGGCCCACCTGCGGCGTCGCGAGTAG
- the hldE gene encoding bifunctional D-glycero-beta-D-manno-heptose-7-phosphate kinase/D-glycero-beta-D-manno-heptose 1-phosphate adenylyltransferase HldE: MDRKSIESIFNRIRTANCLVIGDLMLDEYLWGKAERISPEAPVQVVDVVREEMRLGGAGNVVNNLVELGAEVTVCSVVGDDDNGQALLEAFGRRGVATDAIFLDATRRTSRKTRVVAAHQQIVRIDRESRVPLSAEVERRVSDWITANAGGFDVILLSDYQKGVLTPGVISATLAAARPGAIPVLVDPKGTDFSRYSGATLLTPNRREAEAASGIAIHDIESLVRAAGVIMERVGLEHLLITRSEEGMSLFSRSAAPMHIPTVAREVFDVSGAGDTVLASLAAGMAAGMEMIEAARLANITAGIAVAKLGTSTVAPAEIINAVALAHSDSDSKIKNRDVLAVLIEAEKARGKRIVFTNGCFDLLHAGHVKYLQKARTLGDLLVLGLNSDASVRRLKGEKRPLIGEQERAHILAALDCIDYVVIFEEDTPLELIAALKPHILAKGGDYTPEGVVGRELVESYGGRVELVSFVDGKSTTNIIERVLERYS, from the coding sequence ATGGATCGCAAATCGATTGAATCGATCTTCAACAGGATACGGACTGCAAACTGTCTGGTGATCGGCGACCTGATGCTGGACGAATATCTGTGGGGCAAGGCCGAACGGATATCACCCGAAGCACCGGTGCAGGTGGTGGATGTGGTCCGCGAGGAGATGCGTCTGGGGGGGGCCGGCAATGTGGTCAACAACCTGGTGGAACTGGGTGCCGAGGTGACGGTCTGCTCGGTGGTGGGCGACGACGACAACGGCCAGGCACTGCTGGAGGCCTTCGGCCGCAGGGGAGTGGCCACCGATGCCATCTTTCTCGACGCAACCCGCCGCACCAGCCGCAAGACCCGCGTGGTGGCCGCCCACCAGCAGATTGTCAGGATCGACCGCGAGTCGCGCGTTCCGCTCTCCGCGGAAGTCGAGCGTAGGGTCAGCGACTGGATCACGGCCAACGCAGGAGGGTTCGATGTGATCCTGCTCTCCGACTACCAGAAGGGGGTGCTGACCCCCGGGGTGATCTCCGCCACCCTGGCGGCGGCGCGGCCAGGAGCTATTCCGGTGTTGGTCGACCCCAAGGGTACCGATTTCTCCCGCTACAGCGGCGCTACCCTGCTGACCCCCAACCGCAGGGAGGCCGAGGCAGCTTCGGGCATAGCCATCCATGATATCGAATCCCTGGTCAGGGCCGCCGGTGTGATCATGGAGCGGGTCGGCCTGGAGCATTTGCTGATCACCCGCAGTGAAGAGGGGATGTCCCTCTTCTCCCGTTCGGCCGCGCCGATGCATATCCCCACCGTGGCACGGGAGGTCTTCGATGTCTCCGGCGCCGGCGATACCGTGCTGGCCTCTCTGGCCGCCGGCATGGCTGCCGGCATGGAGATGATCGAGGCGGCCCGGCTGGCCAACATCACCGCCGGAATCGCCGTTGCCAAGCTGGGGACATCGACGGTGGCGCCGGCGGAGATCATCAATGCCGTGGCCCTGGCCCACAGCGACAGCGATTCAAAGATCAAGAACCGCGACGTGCTGGCTGTGCTGATCGAGGCCGAGAAGGCCCGCGGCAAGCGGATCGTCTTCACCAATGGCTGCTTCGACCTGCTGCATGCCGGTCATGTCAAGTATCTGCAGAAGGCCCGCACCCTGGGGGATCTGCTGGTGCTGGGGCTGAACAGCGACGCATCGGTGCGGCGGCTGAAAGGTGAGAAACGCCCGCTGATAGGCGAGCAGGAACGGGCCCACATCCTGGCGGCGCTGGACTGCATCGACTACGTGGTGATCTTCGAGGAGGACACGCCGCTGGAGCTGATCGCCGCCCTGAAACCGCATATCCTGGCCAAGGGGGGGGATTACACCCCCGAGGGCGTGGTGGGCAGGGAACTGGTGGAGAGCTACGGCGGCCGGGTGGAGCTGGTGTCGTTCGTGGACGGGAAATCCACCACCAACATCATCGAACGGGTCCTGGAGCGCTATTCCTGA
- the gmhA gene encoding D-sedoheptulose 7-phosphate isomerase, giving the protein MLDDITTQLKSRRALFELIARDMPPLMADMAAQLVEAFRKGNKLLVMGNGGSAADAQHLAAEIVGRFKMERRALPAISLSTDSSILTALGNDYGFDAVFRRQVEALAQAGDVVLGISTSGNSPNVRSALQLARERGCRTMGLLGRDGGSIRSLCDLALVVPSLDTPTIQEGHITIIHIVCDLVEKALFA; this is encoded by the coding sequence ATGCTTGATGACATAACGACCCAGCTCAAGTCCCGCCGGGCGCTCTTTGAACTGATCGCGCGGGACATGCCGCCGCTGATGGCCGACATGGCGGCACAGCTGGTAGAGGCGTTCAGAAAGGGCAACAAGCTTTTGGTGATGGGTAACGGCGGTTCGGCTGCCGATGCCCAGCACCTGGCGGCGGAGATCGTGGGGCGCTTCAAGATGGAGCGCAGGGCCCTGCCGGCCATCTCACTCTCCACCGACAGCTCCATCCTCACCGCCCTTGGCAACGACTACGGCTTCGACGCCGTGTTCCGCCGCCAGGTTGAAGCGCTGGCCCAGGCAGGCGATGTGGTGCTGGGCATCTCCACCAGTGGTAACTCCCCCAACGTGCGCAGCGCCTTACAGCTGGCCAGGGAGCGGGGGTGCCGAACCATGGGGCTTTTGGGGCGGGATGGCGGCAGTATCAGGTCGTTGTGTGACCTGGCCCTGGTGGTCCCTTCGTTGGACACCCCTACCATCCAGGAGGGGCACATCACCATCATCCATATCGTCTGCGACCTGGTGGAGAAGGCGTTGTTTGCCTGA